The genomic DNA TCTCGCGAAAAAACAGCGCGTCGTAGTATCGACAGTACCGAAAAATAAAATAGACGGTCTGACAGAGGAACGCCATCAGGGTATCGTAGCACTCGTCAGCGCGCATGAATACATGCCGTTTGAAGAGCTGCTCGAAAATATCGAAGGAAAAGACGCCAACGTTATTATTCTGGACGGTCTGGAAGATCCGCATAACCTCGGTTCTATTTTAAGAACATGTGATGCGGTTGGCTTCGATGCAGTCATTATCCCGAAACGACGATCGGTACTTTTAACGGATACGGTGGCGAAAACGTCAACGGGTGCGATTGAGTACGTGCCGGTTGTGAGGGTAACGAATATTAACCAGACGATCGATAAGCTGAAAGAGCATAATTTCTGGGTCATCGGCAGCGACGGCACAGGAACGATGGATTACCGTGAAATGAACGCGAAATCAGGCAGTACTGCGCTCGTTGTCGGAAGCGAAGGTGAAGGCATCAGTAAAAAGACGCTTGAGAAATGCGACTTCACGGTTAAGATTCCGATGGTCGGGGAAATTACGAGTCTGAATGCGTCGGTTTCTGCAGCGCTTCTGATGTATGAAGTGTTCCGCCAGCAGAATCCGCCCGGACGTGATTAATTATGCGGAAAAAACGGAGGCTGCTGCTGGTCGACGGCTATAATTTAATCGGTGCGAATTCGAGACTCTTTGCAGAATCCAGAATTTCACTGCAGCTTGCAAGAGAAGAACTGCTGAAAGCGCTGAGTGAATATCAGGCGCTGCAAAACTATGAAATTATTTGTGTGTTTGATGCATACGAAGTGAAAAATCAGGAGTCAGTGCTCGA from Jeotgalicoccus saudimassiliensis includes the following:
- the rlmB gene encoding 23S rRNA (guanosine(2251)-2'-O)-methyltransferase RlmB; this encodes MSSSAIAGRHAVKELLRSNSDINKIYIQDTVNKSQLKEILDLAKKQRVVVSTVPKNKIDGLTEERHQGIVALVSAHEYMPFEELLENIEGKDANVIILDGLEDPHNLGSILRTCDAVGFDAVIIPKRRSVLLTDTVAKTSTGAIEYVPVVRVTNINQTIDKLKEHNFWVIGSDGTGTMDYREMNAKSGSTALVVGSEGEGISKKTLEKCDFTVKIPMVGEITSLNASVSAALLMYEVFRQQNPPGRD